A genomic stretch from Spiroplasma endosymbiont of Clivina fossor includes:
- a CDS encoding IS1/IS1595 family N-terminal zinc-binding domain-containing protein, translating into MIEVDNNYGKNNSRTSKYFNRWSIFRILWKSQTTSRINKKKQKRLNEIDQKFRAQGIKCPKCESYHCVKNGHNSEGKQKYLCKNCRASFDAFRNHFIYWSHLNYEQWNLLIQISLLGQSSKTISRFIKTTLKTAWYNRQKLMKSKQLENTQLKFKKLSGKIQIDKTFIKEIHKGNFKYKTDPRRIYLDPFATNTKCCIQMAIDNNNNIYVKSTNTKRLQKQWVIENMNKELINENSIITSDMQKLYFLVAKQTNSTLCVTKTTINPEASYRNLNKISKLQSSLKEALIHYHGLGFTNIQNYLNLWKWKYQHKGLTPNQQTAVLYFNV; encoded by the coding sequence ATGATAGAGGTGGATAATAATTATGGAAAAAATAATTCAAGAACTAGTAAATACTTTAACAGATGATCAATTTTTAGAATTTTATGAAAAAGTCAAACAACAAGCAGAATTAATAAAAAAAAACAAAAACGTTTAAATGAAATTGATCAAAAATTTAGAGCGCAAGGTATTAAATGCCCTAAATGTGAATCTTACCATTGCGTTAAAAATGGACATAATTCAGAAGGAAAACAAAAATATTTATGTAAAAATTGCCGTGCAAGTTTTGACGCTTTTCGTAATCATTTTATTTATTGAAGTCATTTAAATTATGAACAATGAAATTTATTGATTCAAATTTCATTGCTGGGGCAGTCTAGTAAAACAATTTCTCGTTTTATTAAAACTACATTAAAAACTGCTTGATATAATCGTCAAAAATTAATGAAATCAAAACAATTAGAAAATACCCAATTAAAATTTAAAAAATTATCTGGTAAAATCCAAATCGATAAAACATTTATTAAAGAAATCCATAAAGGAAATTTCAAATATAAAACTGATCCACGAAGAATTTACCTTGACCCATTCGCAACTAATACTAAATGCTGTATTCAAATGGCAATTGATAATAATAACAATATTTATGTTAAATCCACAAACACCAAACGTTTACAAAAACAATGAGTTATTGAAAATATGAACAAAGAATTAATTAACGAAAATTCAATTATTACTTCTGATATGCAAAAATTATATTTTTTAGTAGCAAAACAAACAAATTCTACTTTATGTGTAACTAAAACAACAATTAATCCTGAAGCTAGTTATCGTAACTTAAATAAAATCAGTAAATTACAATCTAGTCTTAAAGAAGCCTTAATTCATTATCATGGTTTAGGTTTTACTAATATTCAAAATTATTTAAATCTCTGAAAATGAAAATACCAACATAAGGGTTTAACTCCAAACCAACAAACAGCGGTATTATATTTTAATGTATAA
- a CDS encoding IS256 family transposase, with the protein MTKKIKKEPDAIDKVVDYFLENIDNPQDLFKGNTIFQEFTKKLTERMLNTEIKDYLETDENHNKRNGNTQKTIITKNGSIAIDVPRDRNSTFEPVIIPKRQRRFDNFDQKVISLYARGMTISDIKAQLQEFYHGAEISESLISQITDDVIEEVKMWQTKPLEKIYPIVYFDCIVVKVKQDKRIINKAVYLALGINLDGLKDILGMWISENEGAKFWLNNLTEMKNRGLQDILVACSDNLTGMSDAIEAVFPKTQHQLCIVHQIRNSLKFVPYKDRKLVANDLKSIYTAINEEIALIALDHFSEKWNKKYPQITKSWKNNWNNLIIFLEYPQEFRRIIYTTNAIESVNSQLRKVIKNKKIFPNDASVFKIFYLAFQNMVKKWTMPIQNWGSAISHLMIKFEDRVNLS; encoded by the coding sequence ATGACAAAAAAAATAAAAAAAGAACCTGACGCAATTGATAAAGTTGTTGATTATTTTTTAGAAAATATTGATAATCCACAAGATTTATTTAAAGGCAATACTATTTTTCAGGAATTTACCAAAAAATTAACTGAACGAATGTTAAATACGGAAATTAAAGATTATCTTGAAACTGATGAGAATCATAATAAAAGAAATGGCAACACACAAAAAACCATTATTACTAAAAATGGTTCAATCGCAATTGATGTACCAAGAGATCGAAATAGTACTTTTGAACCAGTAATTATTCCAAAAAGACAAAGAAGATTTGATAACTTTGATCAAAAAGTAATTTCTTTATATGCAAGAGGAATGACAATTTCTGATATCAAAGCACAATTGCAAGAATTCTATCACGGAGCAGAAATTTCAGAAAGTTTAATTAGTCAAATAACTGATGATGTTATTGAAGAAGTTAAAATGTGACAAACTAAACCTTTAGAGAAGATTTATCCGATTGTTTATTTTGATTGTATTGTTGTTAAAGTAAAGCAAGATAAACGAATAATAAATAAAGCAGTTTATCTTGCCTTAGGAATTAATTTAGATGGTTTAAAAGATATTTTAGGAATGTGAATTAGTGAGAATGAGGGAGCCAAATTTTGACTTAATAATCTTACGGAAATGAAAAATCGTGGGTTACAAGATATTCTTGTTGCTTGTAGTGATAATTTAACTGGGATGTCTGATGCAATAGAAGCTGTTTTCCCAAAAACACAGCATCAATTATGCATTGTTCATCAAATTCGCAATAGTTTAAAATTTGTTCCTTACAAAGATCGCAAACTTGTAGCTAATGATTTAAAATCAATTTATACAGCAATTAATGAAGAAATAGCGTTAATTGCTTTAGATCATTTTTCAGAAAAATGAAATAAAAAGTATCCACAAATTACTAAATCATGAAAAAATAACTGAAATAATTTAATAATTTTTCTTGAATATCCTCAGGAATTTAGAAGAATTATTTACACAACTAATGCGATTGAATCTGTTAATAGTCAATTAAGAAAAGTCATTAAGAATAAAAAGATTTTTCCTAATGACGCATCAGTTTTTAAAATATTTTATTTAGCATTTCAAAATATGGTTAAGAAATGAACGATGCCAATTCAAAATTGGGGTAGTGCAATTTCACATTTAATGATAAAATTTGAGGACAGAGTGAATTTAAGTTAA
- a CDS encoding ABC transporter permease, translating to MKHWKWNKLFKQAFWGAFKHKIQIISLILLTIILSTTITLTWITTRWFLDGETAMNSATTPFNYSYRFNSKNSPTIQSISPTFNICATFSKSSLAESNTSKNIKDNSTPMLTIAKNENDPTGCLLPLISESLDITEKITSDNNITIENISFKNLLKWEKINTNSLAFKNSLFGQILHKKYHDIPNNEFKILYEQYATLVEQYINPIFAFYLFNLYKANSDKLKYPKKTTDADYLDKVKTFKEIFLRDFVNARNGDSWIRDINNETDLSSDNVPIFGGGINIFQQLTKEDYEKRFPQATNFNNKAFFKQGFKGDLGNILMNINKDNNEINFQLTNDHINDNKDSNYLDVAKYLTLPIGGTSLRNNWDISQAIWNHHNKLVGLLSNFNVNLRQEYLFSDFATNIRYRVISINPNNDPKKNNIKIISGTYPTGANQIVINPQFAEKYNYKIGDTLKIGSYKLIITGIGGDNFTSLPVVHPINFLPNSAKEIVLFVNHQLFIRDEFIRYSDIEDISNVYLTYTGNHIANDFELFRLFLNDNLKKNNNIIETVYQKMLAYNNNSQDIQKITQDLKTTSTIENSDSNNYINRGFNSLPTITRTYTWFSIIIVIFMTMLTVFATVLIIRKTVERNATQIGVLKALGYENKTIIGSYWSYALITTILAIPIGWIIGSVLQIAVMKIFENFFTIPNNIFYFDVIPFLIALAINIIVILITVTITAYKQVAKNTITLLRPNSDNKPSKTISGIHKRWFAFGSFKTRFRLALASVSYKKIIIMFVTILIASFTIAIALMIPAAVRSLDDSYYGLLKYQTNAEFQQPISNIPTTRYNLYPWKGIDAQNQSLDYPITEIRPVADYYKDAPANSWKKLSDNTQNINLDNILKQIAYNYYWTGGRGISLGWLEQISKDFNNNPKLSGLLSTIICPMVNTILTTNAKINTSDNWRTCTMNAIETAVPSYIKDFLNISGRKQRLTITHNTLPYNANEDELYTYYDANLNNVAFKTLGIKPNSDMIALKESSKYIQEEKWLDKIPTVINRAMQIKHNLKVDSIFESEVQQKQLQYMSANNKWYPAHTSFWIYRDENNSENIYNMPLDKWSINDNNSPYGWTNHYGYKENDIGDDDIAKSYRNLNEIILRLPKEEIIIDNIKYPAIKDEFLKEIINAKIPTNNNKFVIEQSPDNKWWHIRPFVPFATKNKFVDETFMTSALNLLNQSYDNPLWNIFIAILDSKTIGNKEIPKILKIDNTPIPQKVKYQVKAIHESYGELKIYVNQRVANQILGFNATTSSDIYKKDPFNNEPLWFNGRLSSNPELTDVTSRYSTTSILGDYSIASLNDNVANTVTNSELLTVKRELIKNLTTVASSIAVIFILGSISLSVIIVIMISNLLVHQFAKLMAIMKIQGYKYREINSLTLSMFIPAAIMGFIAGFIGAWFICQGTLWAIGIFTGFIIPLYFQWWLLPITLATITIIYTLIYIISTETLKRMNVLELVKSSDE from the coding sequence ATGAAACATTGAAAATGAAACAAATTATTTAAGCAAGCCTTTTGAGGAGCATTTAAACATAAAATTCAAATTATTTCATTAATTTTATTAACTATTATATTGTCAACGACAATTACTTTAACTTGAATTACGACAAGATGATTCTTAGATGGTGAAACAGCAATGAATAGTGCTACAACACCATTTAATTATAGTTATCGCTTTAATAGTAAAAATAGTCCTACTATTCAAAGCATATCACCAACATTTAACATTTGTGCTACTTTTAGTAAAAGTTCATTAGCAGAATCTAATACTAGTAAAAATATAAAAGATAACAGTACACCAATGCTTACCATTGCGAAAAATGAAAATGATCCTACGGGGTGTTTATTACCATTAATATCAGAAAGTTTAGATATTACCGAAAAAATAACAAGTGATAATAATATCACAATTGAAAATATTTCCTTTAAAAATTTACTAAAATGAGAAAAAATTAATACAAATAGTCTCGCTTTTAAAAATTCACTCTTTGGTCAAATTTTACATAAAAAATATCATGACATTCCTAATAACGAATTTAAAATATTATATGAACAATATGCAACTTTGGTTGAACAATACATTAACCCAATTTTTGCCTTTTATTTATTTAATCTTTATAAAGCTAATAGTGATAAACTTAAATATCCAAAAAAAACAACCGATGCTGATTATCTTGATAAAGTTAAAACATTTAAAGAAATATTTTTAAGAGACTTTGTTAATGCTCGTAATGGCGACAGTTGAATAAGAGATATAAATAATGAAACTGATTTATCTAGTGATAATGTTCCAATTTTTGGGGGCGGAATTAATATTTTTCAACAATTAACAAAAGAAGATTATGAAAAAAGGTTTCCTCAGGCAACAAATTTTAATAACAAAGCTTTTTTTAAACAGGGTTTTAAAGGCGATTTAGGAAATATTTTAATGAATATTAACAAAGATAATAATGAAATTAATTTTCAACTAACAAACGACCACATAAATGATAATAAGGATAGTAATTATCTCGATGTTGCCAAATATCTAACACTTCCGATTGGTGGAACATCTTTAAGAAATAATTGAGATATTTCGCAAGCAATATGAAATCACCATAATAAATTAGTTGGCTTATTAAGTAACTTTAATGTCAATTTACGCCAAGAGTATTTATTTTCTGATTTTGCTACTAATATCCGTTATCGTGTAATTAGTATTAATCCTAATAATGACCCTAAAAAAAATAATATTAAAATCATTAGTGGCACTTATCCTACTGGTGCTAATCAAATTGTAATTAATCCTCAGTTTGCTGAAAAATATAATTATAAAATTGGTGATACTCTTAAAATTGGTAGCTATAAATTAATAATTACTGGCATTGGTGGCGATAACTTTACATCGTTACCTGTTGTTCATCCAATAAATTTTCTTCCCAATTCAGCAAAAGAAATCGTCTTATTCGTTAACCACCAATTATTTATTCGTGATGAATTCATTCGTTATAGTGATATTGAAGATATATCTAATGTCTATTTAACATACACAGGAAATCATATTGCCAATGATTTCGAATTATTTCGACTTTTTCTTAATGATAATTTAAAAAAAAATAATAACATCATTGAAACTGTTTATCAAAAAATGTTAGCTTACAATAACAACTCGCAAGACATTCAAAAAATTACTCAAGATTTAAAAACAACTTCAACGATTGAAAATAGTGACAGTAACAATTACATTAATCGTGGTTTTAATTCATTACCAACAATTACTAGAACATATACTTGATTTAGTATTATTATTGTTATTTTTATGACAATGTTAACAGTTTTTGCAACAGTATTAATTATTAGAAAAACCGTTGAACGCAATGCAACACAAATTGGTGTTTTGAAAGCATTAGGCTATGAAAATAAAACAATTATTGGTTCATATTGATCTTATGCCTTAATAACAACAATTCTTGCTATACCCATTGGTTGAATTATTGGTAGTGTTTTACAAATAGCCGTAATGAAAATTTTTGAAAATTTCTTTACAATTCCAAATAATATTTTTTATTTTGATGTCATTCCTTTTCTAATTGCTTTGGCAATTAATATCATTGTAATTTTAATTACCGTAACAATTACTGCTTATAAACAAGTAGCAAAAAATACAATTACCCTATTACGACCTAACAGTGATAATAAACCTTCAAAAACAATTTCTGGCATCCACAAAAGATGATTTGCATTTGGAAGCTTTAAAACTCGGTTTCGTTTGGCATTGGCATCAGTTTCATATAAGAAAATTATTATTATGTTTGTAACAATTCTTATTGCTTCATTCACTATCGCTATTGCCTTAATGATCCCCGCTGCTGTTCGCAGTCTTGATGATTCTTATTATGGACTTTTAAAATATCAAACTAATGCTGAATTTCAACAACCGATTAGTAATATCCCCACAACTCGTTATAATTTATACCCTTGAAAAGGGATTGATGCTCAAAATCAAAGTCTTGATTACCCAATTACTGAAATTCGTCCAGTAGCTGATTACTATAAAGATGCTCCTGCTAATTCTTGAAAAAAACTTAGTGATAATACCCAAAACATTAATTTAGACAATATTTTAAAACAAATTGCTTATAATTATTATTGAACAGGTGGCAGAGGAATTTCTTTAGGCTGATTAGAACAAATTTCTAAGGATTTTAATAATAATCCCAAACTTTCAGGATTATTATCCACAATTATTTGTCCAATGGTAAACACTATTTTAACAACTAATGCCAAAATAAATACTAGTGATAACTGAAGAACCTGTACAATGAATGCAATTGAAACAGCTGTTCCTTCCTATATTAAAGACTTTCTTAATATTTCTGGAAGAAAACAACGCTTAACAATTACTCATAATACTTTACCTTATAATGCTAATGAAGATGAATTATATACATATTATGATGCTAACTTAAATAATGTCGCTTTTAAAACACTAGGAATAAAACCAAATAGTGATATGATTGCATTAAAAGAGAGTTCAAAATATATCCAAGAAGAAAAATGACTTGATAAGATTCCAACAGTTATTAATCGGGCAATGCAAATAAAACATAATTTAAAAGTTGATAGTATTTTTGAAAGTGAAGTTCAACAAAAACAATTACAATATATGAGTGCTAATAATAAATGATATCCTGCTCACACTTCATTTTGAATTTATCGTGATGAAAATAACTCTGAAAATATCTATAATATGCCTTTAGATAAATGAAGTATTAATGATAATAACTCTCCTTATGGTTGAACTAACCATTATGGTTATAAAGAAAACGATATTGGTGATGATGACATTGCTAAAAGTTATCGTAACTTAAATGAAATAATTTTACGATTACCCAAAGAAGAAATCATAATTGATAATATCAAATACCCAGCAATTAAAGACGAATTTTTAAAAGAAATTATTAATGCAAAAATACCAACAAATAATAATAAATTTGTTATTGAACAATCACCCGACAATAAATGATGACATATTAGACCCTTTGTGCCCTTTGCTACTAAAAATAAATTCGTTGATGAAACCTTTATGACATCAGCACTAAATCTCTTAAATCAATCATATGACAATCCATTATGAAATATTTTTATTGCCATACTAGACAGTAAAACTATTGGTAATAAAGAAATACCTAAAATTCTAAAAATTGATAATACCCCAATACCGCAAAAAGTTAAATATCAAGTTAAAGCAATTCATGAATCTTATGGTGAATTAAAAATTTATGTTAATCAACGAGTTGCTAATCAAATTCTTGGTTTTAATGCCACAACAAGTAGTGACATTTATAAAAAAGATCCTTTTAATAATGAACCATTATGATTTAATGGTCGGTTATCATCTAATCCTGAATTAACTGATGTTACTAGTAGATATTCAACAACTTCAATTCTTGGTGATTATTCAATTGCTAGTTTAAATGATAATGTTGCTAACACTGTTACTAACAGTGAACTATTAACAGTAAAACGAGAATTAATCAAAAACTTAACAACAGTAGCTTCTAGTATTGCTGTCATCTTTATTTTAGGTTCAATTAGTCTATCCGTAATTATTGTTATAATGATTTCTAATCTTCTTGTCCATCAGTTTGCTAAACTAATGGCTATTATGAAAATTCAAGGATATAAATATCGTGAAATTAATAGTTTAACTTTATCAATGTTTATTCCAGCTGCTATTATGGGATTTATCGCTGGATTTATCGGTGCTTGATTTATTTGTCAAGGTACCTTATGAGCTATTGGAATTTTTACTGGATTCATTATTCCCCTATATTTCCAATGATGACTTTTACCAATAACATTAGCAACAATTACAATTATTTATACACTGATTTATATAATTTCAACTGAAACATTAAAACGAATGAATGTACTTGAATTAGTAAAAAGTAGTGACGAATAG
- a CDS encoding integrase core domain-containing protein, which translates to MKYIVPKNDLADLKAKLQSWMTTIYHEKYYHKVKKWVSKYLNLCTNLYMNNTDNISVNKLIKKYFRGSKMTFYIWAKKIINGYYQDNFYELQFKSTTPKNIKYQFSLETRKQICDYYFDYKFVGAGGVLSLYHNIHQKNVHDIDTNNVPKSINTFYRWIKQDKRYGEIKTQMKKAKRHFKRYEVSDIGLLQMDAKVFTDKNFPIAKHRLYVYDFIDEITRIAFGYVYDSLGTNNAINAMQRAMKDFSELGITIKRLRTDNAPEFTTTNWSNKKSYKVKERPFTTFLSKNGIIHETTPIGSPQSNGKIERFHRNYTSLFWFKKCGFKTKFDVKQLQIHLNEWYAFYNFKRKHKSLNYKTPFETLNKFIIAK; encoded by the coding sequence ATGAAGTATATTGTACCTAAAAATGATTTAGCAGATTTAAAAGCTAAATTACAATCTTGAATGACTACGATTTATCATGAAAAATATTATCATAAAGTAAAAAAATGAGTAAGTAAATATCTCAATTTATGTACCAACTTATATATGAATAATACAGATAACATATCTGTAAATAAATTGATTAAAAAATATTTTCGTGGTAGTAAAATGACATTTTATATTTGAGCTAAAAAAATTATTAATGGTTATTATCAAGACAACTTTTATGAATTGCAATTCAAATCAACAACACCAAAAAATATTAAATATCAATTTTCATTAGAAACCAGAAAACAAATTTGTGATTATTACTTTGATTACAAATTTGTAGGTGCGGGCGGTGTATTATCGCTTTATCATAATATTCATCAAAAAAATGTGCATGATATCGATACAAATAATGTCCCCAAATCAATTAATACTTTTTATCGTTGAATTAAACAAGACAAACGCTATGGAGAAATAAAAACGCAAATGAAAAAAGCAAAACGCCATTTTAAGCGTTATGAAGTTTCAGATATTGGACTACTGCAAATGGATGCTAAAGTGTTTACTGATAAAAATTTTCCTATTGCTAAGCATAGATTATATGTTTATGATTTCATTGACGAAATAACAAGAATTGCTTTTGGATATGTGTATGATAGTTTAGGAACCAATAATGCCATTAATGCCATGCAAAGAGCAATGAAAGATTTTAGTGAACTTGGCATAACCATTAAACGCCTTCGTACTGACAATGCTCCTGAATTTACTACTACTAACTGAAGTAATAAAAAATCGTACAAAGTAAAAGAAAGGCCTTTTACAACCTTTCTTTCAAAAAATGGAATTATCCATGAAACCACACCAATCGGTTCTCCTCAGAGCAACGGAAAAATTGAACGGTTTCACCGTAATTATACTAGTTTATTTTGATTTAAAAAATGTGGTTTTAAAACAAAATTTGATGTTAAACAATTACAAATTCATTTGAATGAGTGGTACGCATTTTATAATTTCAAGCGAAAACATAAAAGTTTGAATTACAAAACTCCATTTGAAACTTTAAATAAATTTATTATTGCAAAATAA
- a CDS encoding type II toxin-antitoxin system antitoxin SocA domain-containing protein gives MLHKLLHLAQVFHLLIKNKPLFSVNEEVAYNNGPVIISIHKQHNRPLIFNTKSEINLSKKIKSFIDNIYLFFEDANPDELFEITHYDQCWKEAFQKSEKNINDDKMDVRNYIDFYKKEYKIAIDHFSELYL, from the coding sequence ATGCTTCATAAATTGCTTCATTTAGCACAAGTTTTTCATTTATTAATTAAGAATAAACCTTTATTTAGTGTAAATGAAGAAGTAGCTTATAACAATGGACCTGTTATTATAAGTATTCACAAACAACATAATAGACCTTTAATTTTTAATACAAAAAGTGAAATTAATTTAAGTAAAAAAATTAAAAGTTTTATTGATAATATTTATTTATTTTTTGAAGACGCAAACCCTGATGAACTATTTGAAATAACACATTATGATCAATGCTGAAAGGAAGCATTTCAAAAAAGTGAAAAAAATATTAACGACGATAAAATGGATGTTAGAAATTATATTGATTTTTATAAAAAAGAATATAAGATTGCAATAGATCATTTTTCTGAGTTGTATTTGTAG
- a CDS encoding transposase family protein — protein sequence MKTQVIIEKDSKKIISSDFSYGKNHDFKILKDSKIKFLPETTVLVDLGYQGIQKINHNVLIPKKKSKKNPLNKEEKQNNERISKMRIVIENVFAILKKFKIISEKYRNRRKRFALRFNLIASIYNLQLLV from the coding sequence ATAAAAACACAAGTTATAATTGAAAAAGATAGTAAAAAAATTATTAGTTCTGATTTTTCTTATGGTAAAAACCATGACTTTAAAATTTTAAAAGATTCAAAAATTAAATTTTTACCAGAAACAACTGTTTTAGTGGATTTAGGTTATCAAGGCATACAAAAAATTAATCATAATGTTTTAATTCCTAAAAAAAAATCAAAGAAAAACCCTTTAAATAAAGAAGAAAAGCAAAATAATGAGCGAATTTCAAAAATGAGAATTGTTATTGAAAATGTTTTTGCTATACTTAAAAAATTTAAAATTATTAGTGAAAAATATCGAAATCGTAGAAAAAGATTTGCTTTAAGATTTAATTTAATAGCTTCAATTTATAATTTACAACTATTAGTTTAA
- a CDS encoding transposase family protein, which translates to MKTQIIIEKDSKKIISSDFSYGKNHDFKILKDSKIKFLPETTVLVDLGYQGIQKINHNVLIPKRKSKKNPLNKEEKQNNERISKMRIVIENVFAILKKFKIISEKYRNRRKRFALRFNLIASIYNLQLLV; encoded by the coding sequence ATAAAAACACAAATTATAATTGAAAAAGATAGTAAAAAAATTATTAGTTCTGATTTTTCTTATGGTAAAAACCATGACTTTAAAATTTTAAAAGATTCAAAAATTAAATTTTTACCAGAAACAACTGTTTTAGTGGATTTAGGTTATCAAGGCATACAAAAAATTAATCATAATGTTTTAATTCCTAAAAGAAAATCAAAGAAAAACCCTTTAAATAAAGAAGAAAAGCAAAATAATGAGCGAATTTCAAAAATGAGAATTGTTATTGAAAATGTTTTTGCTATACTTAAAAAATTTAAAATTATTAGTGAAAAATATCGAAATCGTAGAAAAAGATTTGCTTTAAGATTTAATTTAATAGCTTCAATTTATAATTTACAACTATTAGTTTAA
- a CDS encoding IS3 family transposase (programmed frameshift) — translation MGNKTSYSEEFKKQIVMLYKNGKSVINLGKEYNLPKPTIYSWVKNYNNSGSFKAKDNRTVEENELIYLRKENQQLRMENDIFKASSTDNRQKITIINNNKTKYSVRKICKILGLLKSTYYYQTNKCTKFDINNYEQEVISAFNKSRKIYGARKIKAVLIRKNIILSRRKIRFIMIKNNLISKYTKLKYRNHEKTVNNDQINNVLNRQFNDQKPNEVVVSDLTYVQVGTKWHYICLLIDLFNREVIGYSAGPNKTAELVQQAFHKITRPLNKITLFHTDRGNEFKNKIIDEILITFKIQRSLSTKGCPYDNAVAEATYKTFKTEFINGKKFANLTQLKCELFDFVNWYNNIRIHGSLNYLTPVEFRKYQST, via the exons ATGGGAAATAAAACCTCATACTCTGAAGAATTTAAAAAACAAATTGTAATGCTATACAAAAATGGCAAAAGTGTTATTAATTTAGGGAAAGAATATAATTTACCAAAACCAACTATTTATAGTTGAGTTAAAAATTATAATAATTCTGGGTCATTTAAAGCAAAAGATAATCGCACTGTCGAAGAAAATGAATTAATTTACTTGCGAAAAGAAAACCAACAATTACGAATGGAAAATGACATTT TTAAAGCAAGCAGCACTGATAATCGGCAAAAAATAACAATAATTAATAACAACAAAACTAAATATTCAGTGAGGAAAATATGTAAGATTTTAGGTTTACTAAAATCAACATATTATTATCAAACTAATAAATGCACTAAGTTTGATATTAATAATTATGAACAAGAAGTTATCAGTGCATTTAATAAAAGTCGTAAGATTTATGGTGCTCGTAAAATTAAAGCTGTTTTAATAAGAAAAAATATCATCTTATCACGACGAAAAATCCGATTCATTATGATCAAAAATAATTTGATTTCTAAATACACCAAATTAAAATATCGTAATCATGAAAAAACAGTTAATAATGACCAAATTAATAATGTTTTAAATCGTCAATTTAATGACCAAAAACCCAATGAAGTTGTTGTTAGTGATTTAACATATGTTCAAGTTGGTACTAAATGACATTATATTTGTTTATTAATTGACTTGTTTAATCGCGAAGTAATTGGCTATAGTGCTGGACCAAATAAAACTGCTGAACTAGTTCAACAAGCTTTTCACAAGATAACACGACCATTAAATAAAATAACTTTATTTCATACTGATCGTGGTAATGAATTCAAAAATAAAATCATTGATGAAATTTTAATAACCTTTAAAATTCAAAGATCATTAAGTACCAAAGGATGCCCGTATGATAATGCTGTTGCTGAAGCAACTTACAAAACCTTTAAAACTGAATTTATTAACGGTAAAAAATTTGCAAACTTAACACAATTAAAATGCGAACTATTTGATTTTGTTAATTGATATAACAATATTCGAATTCATGGCAGTTTAAATTATTTAACTCCCGTTGAATTTAGAAAATACCAGTCTACATAA